The Prionailurus bengalensis isolate Pbe53 chromosome E2, Fcat_Pben_1.1_paternal_pri, whole genome shotgun sequence region GGAGGGGCGGAGCCAGGAGAGAGGGAGTCTTGACAGGGCGGAGACTGAACCTGGCCTGTTAGCAAAGAAGGGCTTAGATCCGGTTGGAGGGAGTTGTTGGAGAGCCTGGAAGCCCGAGGAAGCACCCCACCATTACCCTCGTCCCCAGTGCGCCAAATCAACGTCCATGAAAAGGAAGACCTGGTCCTGGACTGTGAGCTCGACTGGCATAAAATCGCTACAGGCGCGACCGGTTACAGCTTTTACAGGGTGGGCCCTTCAACCCCAAGTCCATTAGGGTTGTGAGCCCCCGACTCCTGTAGCCACAGGCTTGTTCCCACAATCCCTGTGACCCATGACCTACCCGGTTTGCCTTCTACGGATCCCCGGCGACCCCACGCCCTTACGGGTATACCCTGGACCCCCATCTCTCCCCTGAGGTCTCATGATGCTCTCGCCTCTGTACTTCCCCCAAACCCTGAATTCCCCAGGCCTCTGTGACCCCTTGAGCTTTGGGTCTAGGTTTGGGGGAGCAAAGCTGACAGCTTGCTGTACAAGGGGAAATGGCCCACCCTGACCAAGCAACTGGTGAGGCCCGCGGATGCAGGTACCTACCGCTGCGCGTTGGGCACTCCGGGAGTGAGCATATTCTCAGCCATCCGTTTTGAAGTCACAGGTCAGTGCTGTTGACAGAAGTGTGGGGTTCAGTTTAGTTAAAACGACGTGGGGGATTCAGTTGGATTAAAACTTCCTGTCAGAGTGTGGTTTCAGGCCACGGGGGTGTGGCTTCCTGGCCTGGGTGTGGCCCCCAGCCACCTTGACCTGCTTTCTGCAGTTAGGGTTGGGAGTATCTCCTGGAAGGCCTGGGTGTTGGGGACGGTTGACGTGGCCAGAGCTTGCCTGGGTCAGGACGGGCCCTTGGGACCCTCTCAGGTCcgttcttttcctcttctctatcAGTGTTGCCTCGGAAAATCATTTCGGTGATGGCGACATCTCCCAAGTCTGCAACCTTTGTAACCCAGCCATCAACCATTGGGACCCAGTCACCAACCATTGGGACCCAGTCACCAGCCATTAGAATCGAGGCCGAGGAGGAAATCTGGGATGACCTTTCCCCAACCCTCGTGCCCTCAGAGTGTTCAAAGCCCGAAAATGTGCAGACCGGCCGTCTGGTAGGGCTGCTTCTCTGGTGCTTTTTCCTGCTGCTCATAGGATTTTTCACTGGGTGAGCCAACCACGGAAGAAGGCAGGGTTTGGCGTGAGGGGCGGGGTCTCCACCTTCCTAATGTGGGAGGGGTCTTGTGGGGTTTAGAAAACTGGGAGGGGCTCACCTACCTGGGCGAAGCTTGGGTCATTGCTAGAAAAGGATCAAAtacagggagggtgggaggggtcAGGACCTAATCTATTACCGCATTTTGCACCCTACCGTCCCCCAGCGTACTTTGCTTTCGGTCTGGGATGGTGATCGATTCCATAAAGTCCAGATTCCGCACCGACAAGGCAGCTGCTCCACAGGACCAGCTTCCACGGAGTTGGCTGTCACAGAACCAGCTGTCACATGACCAGCTGTCACAGAGTCCGCTTTCAGAAACCCAGGTTCCGAAAGCTGAGAAACTTCCGAAGGAATAGGCCACAGTACCAAGGCACAAATAAAGATTTATCTGGTTGTCTCTACATCAGGTTCATTTCCTCAGGTCTGATCCTCGGTTTTGGTTTCCCCAGAGGAGAGGTCTGGGCTGGTCTCCTGTCCTAGAAAGAGAGACCGGGAACCGTGTCCCTTCGTCGTGGCAGGGCCTCACTGGCTGAGAGGTAGTTCCAGAATTAAGAAGTGGGGAAGGACCAGTCCTACCtaattctccccaccccctcccaggtcCGGTCCTCTCCAAGGAACCCTGTCCCCACATTTACCATGGGGTTCCTCTTGCCTTTTCCTGTCCTGCAGCCAGTGCTGGGAGCTGGGGCAAAGCCTGACAGGAACAGTGGGGTCAGGAAGCCACCAGGGCCAAGGGAGCCAGGGTTCCGGGGTGCTGTTGGGACCTGAGGCAGGGGAAGACCCAGGCATCGGGGGGTCCACACCCAAGAGCCCGTCTCCAGCAGTCTTCCATCCCAGCACCCATGAGCTAGGCCCCCATCCTTCCCCTCCAGCCAGACTTACGAGttcaccccagcccccagcacggCAACCCCACCACTGAGGGCCTAGTCTGGGGGGACCAGATGAGCTTTCTAGTCTGAGAGGGGGCTGTCTGCTTTGTCCTGGAACCATAGGCGGAGCCTCCCTTTGTTGCCGTCCAATCAGACTCAGAGTTGGGTTTGTGGGCGGGGCCGAGAAAACTCCCGGGGAGCGTCCAATCTAGGGAAGTCCGGCGGGGGTGGGCCCCAGGTAGTCACGTAGAAGGTGGAGGGTGTGGGAATTCCTTGTAGATCGGGGTGAAAGGTGACCCTGGCTCCGGTCATAAAGCCCTCCACATCACGTGACCAACGTCACCCTCTCCCCAACAACATCCTTATTTTCAGTCTTGGGAAATCGAGTGGAAGACGGTGGCCTGCTCGTCCCTTCCAAAAGCCCTCAGCCTGGTTTCGGCTGTTCCGCTACAACATTCAAGGTCAAGGTCGGGCAGCGGCCGTCTAGGGTGCCTCGGGACTCCGGACACCTCGGTTTCCTAACGGAGAAGTGGGAGCCCTGCAAATTGGGGCTCTTCGTCTCAGGGATCGCTTCTTTCTCCTTAGCGATCACCTCCTCCGAGTGGGCTGGGAGGACCCTCCCCGGGGTTCTGTGCGGGGCTGAGCCCTCCGGCCTCAATGGGTCCCCAAGTAGCCCTCCTGGTGGCGGCGCTAGCCGGCTGCCTGCTTCGGGCCCGGAGCTGTGTCATTTGTGATCCAAGGGTCGTGGCCGCGCTGGACGCCTTGGAAAAGGAATACCTGCCTACCCACCTCGCCCCCGAGCGTCACAGACAAGTGATGGAGAGGATAAGAGAAACCGTGAGGAATTTCCGGGACCTGCCATATTTAGAGGATGCCTTTATGGGGGTTATCGGTGAgggcagggtagagagagggaatccaGGGTGGAGGGAAAGCAGGGGTCTGGTGCTAGGattgctgggggcgggggagggacggGACGCAAGGGCTGGAGGCAGAGTCTGCTGGGTTCGTGAATGGAGAAGACTGAGATGCCGATTCCAGGCCTTCCTCTGGGCAAAGGAATACGCTGTTTCCCTAGTCCTTACCCTgcaattttgtaaaaaaacaaacacacaaacccacacacacacaaaaacaaaaaaaaaaaacaaaaaaaactacatCTCCCAGAAGTCAACGGGCGTGCCAGCCATTTACAGCCCTGGCCTTGCCCAGTAGCCTCATGGATATTGTAGTTTTTGACACTAGCTGAGCCAATGAGACCTTAAGACTTGGAATCTGAGGTCTAACTCTTCTCCcccatcctctgtgtccctccagATGAGGCCACAATGGAAACGTCAGTCTTAAGTTTTCTGAGGAGTGTGAGACTTATCAGAAACAGTGGTGTAGCAGGTAAATCCACACAAGGGCCACCGGAGGGGCTCCAGAATcttgtataaaaatgttttttggtgAGGACGGGTCTGGTAGTGGCTCTGGAGCCCACCTGCCTTGGTTCAGCTTCAGGCCTGGCCACCtcttagctgtgtggccttgagagAGGCATTTCCCTGGTTTGTCACCTCTAAAGTGGGTCCTAGCAGTGTCTGCACGCCAGGCGCCGCTTAGCTCAGTGGCCCGCATTGTTAAGTGGTCATTCAATGTCACTGTCCCTCCCTGAGATGGCCCCAAGGTGGAACGCCAGCCTCTTCAGATGGAGGCAAACTTCCTGCATCTCctcctggggtgggtgggaggagggggaagcaCTCTATGTCACCCTGCTCCTTCCCAGATGACACTTTTGTGAACGAGTTCTCCTGGATGTTGAGTCTGGAAAAGGCAGCCTTTCAGGGCTATGTCGCTCGGTTCCAAAGAAAGGGTGAGGGAAGATGGGTTCCGTCAGGGACCACAGCCCCTTCCCCCAACAGGTCCAGGGTCTAAGTCCCCAGCCCCTGCTTTCTATGTCCAGCCTCTCACTTCTCCCCACCGCGTCCTCCCTGGGACCCAGAGATCCAGACATCCGTGTCCTTCTTCCCGCCATCCCCAGAGCCCAAACGCAACCTATTCCTTCTCCCCCCTCTCATCTCCTTTAACAGGAATCTGAtcatccttttttgttgttgttttgttttttcttccttctgaggcAGATTTCTGTCCCAACGAATGTGGTGAGTCCAGATTACGGGAACTGGTTTTCTATCCTTCATCCTTGCCCCGTGAATACCCAGCCTTTCTCCTCCGGCTTTGGGTCTCGATGGTTCTTCCTTCCCCACGTCTGAGAGGTTCCTGGTCCCCAGTAGTCCTTCTGCACAGC contains the following coding sequences:
- the LOC122494863 gene encoding izumo sperm-egg fusion protein 1-like, with protein sequence MGPQVALLVAALAGCLLPARSCITCDERVGKQLDALEKEYLRTHLAPGRHREVMEKIRDTVDNFKDLPDIQSTLNGAVDEATMKMAASSFLRSVKLITHRGLRDDTFVKEFSAMLSREKDTFRRNVARFHGGEDSCPNKCGVLLRLLRWCDSCLLHTYPCRKSTDCGVRQINVHEKEDLVLDCELDWHKIATGATGYSFYRVWGSKADSLLYKGKWPTLTKQLVRPADAGTYRCALGTPGVSIFSAIRFEVTVLPRKIISVMATSPKSATFVTQPSTIGTQSPTIGTQSPAIRIEAEEEIWDDLSPTLVPSECSKPENVQTGRLVGLLLWCFFLLLIGFFTGVLCFRSGMVIDSIKSRFRTDKAAAPQDQLPRSWLSQNQLSHDQLSQSPLSETQVPKAEKLPKE